Proteins encoded in a region of the Trypanosoma brucei gambiense DAL972 chromosome 11, complete sequence genome:
- a CDS encoding ankyrin repeat protein, putative, which translates to MPYPDVLQCRNSKVEAVVIKYDVAVAADGAVTSSYAVNAPCGTKDIYLAACDGDTVALDMFLRMGVDINSIGRPTQRYGTTFDRCSHFCATPLCFAAAYGREKAVAFLLEKGADAFRTSSTGIRPWEYARHRRYRIIMDMLQTAEEKQRANAKPTLPQG; encoded by the coding sequence atGCCGTACCCAGACGTCCTTCAATGCCGTAACAGTAAAGTCGAGGCCGTTGTGATAAAGTATGATGTGGCAGTAGCGGCTGATGGTGCCGTCACTAGCAGTTACGCCGTAAACGCCCCGTGCGGCACAAAGGATATTTACTTGGCTGCCTGCGATGGTGACACTGTCGCGCTCGACATGTTCTTGAGGATGGGGGTGGACATTAACAGCATCGGCCGCCCCACTCAGCGGTATGGCACAACCTTTGACAGATGTTCACACTTCTGCGCCACTCCGCTGTGCTTCGCAGCGGCGTATGGGCGCGAAAAAGCGGTAGCTTTTCTACTAGAAAAGGGTGCAGACGCGTTCAGGACGTCGTCAACTGGTATTAGACCATGGGAGTACGCCAGACACCGCAGGTACAGGATCATTATGGACATGCTGCAAACAGCGGAGGAGAAGCAACGCGCAAACGCCAAGCCAACACTGCCACAGGGTTGA
- a CDS encoding protein kinase, putative: MDSISSGLTHRAGLQQYPSGLVNVHVNNNPKINNGACSNMTPRESTNSARRSGSKRDRETADTADDGRNKNNQSITGTTATTTSTAKHSEMQPPPKKKKVTYALPNQSREEGHFYVVLGEDIDASTGRFKILSLLGEGTFGKVVEAWDRKRKEYCAVKIVRNVPKYTRDAKIEIQFMERVRLSDVEDRFPLMKIQRYFQNETGHMCIVMPKYGPCLLDWIMKHGPFNHRHLAQIIFQVGAALDYFHTELHLMHTDLKPENILMESGDTSVDPMTHRALPPEPCRVRICDLGGCCDERHSRTAIVSTRHYRSPEVVLSLGWMYSTDLWSMGCIIYELYTGKLLYDTHDNLEHLHLMEKTLGRLPADWSVRCGTQEARDLFTAAGTLQPCKDPKHIARIARARPVREVITEPLLCDLILNLLHYDRQRRLNARQMMSHAYVHKYFPECRQHPNHVDNRSKLPPTPVM, from the coding sequence ATGGATAGCATAAGCTCTGGTCTAACCCACAGAGCTGGTCTCCAGCAATACCCCTCAGGACTAGTAAATGTCCACGTAAACAACAATCCCAAAATCAACAACGGCGCATGTTCCAACATGACACCGAGGGAATCCACAAACAGCGCCCGTCGTTCGGGAAGCAAACGTGACAGAGAAACAGCCGACACTGCTGACGACGgccgcaacaaaaacaatcaaTCGATAACAGGAACAACCGCCACCACGACGAGTACTGCAAAACACAGCGAAATGCAACcaccaccaaagaaaaagaaggtgacgTATGCCCTGCCAAATCAGAGTCGTGAGGAGGGTCACTTCTACGTTGTGTTGGGAGAAGATATCGATGCATCAACGGGTCGCTTTAAAATACTATCGCTGCTCGGTGAGGGTACATTCGGGAAAGTTGTGGAAGCATGGGACCGGAAGCGGAAAGAGTATTGTGCGGTAAAAATAGTACGTAATGTGCCAAAATACACTCGCGATGCGAAAATTGAAATTCAGTTCATGGAACGTGTTCGACTCTCCGATGTGGAGGACCGTTTCCCTTTAATGAAAATCCAGCGTTACTTCCAGAATGAAACGGGTCATATGTGTATTGTGATGCCCAAGTACGGGCCATGCTTATTAGATTGGATAATGAAACATGGTCCTTTCAATCATCGCCATTTGGCACAGATTATCTTCCAAGTTGGTGCGGCACTGGATTACTTCCACACGGAACTTCATCTCATGCATACGGACCTGAAGCCGGAGAATATTTTAATGGAATCTGGTGATACTTCGGTAGACCCAATGACACACAGAGCATTACCCCCTGAACCATGCCGTGTGCGCATTTGTGATCTCGGCGGTTGTTGTGACGAGCGCCATAGCCGCACAGCAATTGTGTCAACACGTCACTACCGCAGTCCTGAAGTTGTGTTGAGCCTTGGATGGATGTATTCAACAGATCTGTGGTCGATGGGATGTATCATTTATGAACTTTATACTGGGAAACTGTTGTATGATACTCATGACAATTTGGAGCACCTGCACTTAATGGAGAAGACGCTTGGACGCCTTCCTGCCGACTGGTCTGTGCGGTGTGGCACGCAAGAGGCTCGTGACCTCTTTACTGCTGCAGGTACATTACAACCATGCAAAGATCCCAAACATATCGCTCGCATTGCACGTGCCCGCCCCGTGCGGGAAGTTATTACTGAACCACTTTTGTGTGACCTCATTCTAAACTTGCTGCATTATGACCGTCAGAGGCGTCTGAATGCTCGACAAATGATGAGTCACGCGTATGTGCATAAATACTTTCCCGAGTGCCGCCAGCATCCCAACCACGTGGACAACCGCTCTAAACTCCCCCCAACCCCTGTCATGTAA